DNA sequence from the Siniperca chuatsi isolate FFG_IHB_CAS linkage group LG3, ASM2008510v1, whole genome shotgun sequence genome:
TTGTAATGAAAAGTTGATTTGAACTGATGAACATGAACACCAAacctgtgttttgtgtgtcttaaGACTATTAATATGTATAAATCCAAGAAAACTTGAATGGATGAGGTCTCAGGTCTTCTCTCACTTTAATCTGACTACATAACAAGACAAGGccaacaaatatatatatgtctttttgtctcaattgtcttttttctgtctccaggTTCAGCCGTGAACCAGCTGTTCCACTCTGAGAACTCGTGCAGTTCGTTGTGTGTTAAGAGCTCAGCTTTCGAAGAACACTTCAGTCCACATCCTCTGCTCGTTataaaacactgaaaccacTTATTCATCAGGGCTGAATTGAATAACAGGGGAAGAGCTGCCAACTGCACCGCACATCTGACTTCACTCCAGAGCGCTGCGGCGTCTTATCGAAGAAGCCAGCGCTGGGTTCAAAGTTATGTCTTCCAAGCAAGGAACAAACCACCATCCGCTCCTCTTCCAGAGCAACATGAGGTTCAAATGCAAACCACAGGCCTCTCTGCTGGAGGGGGACGGAGTCATGAGTccgccctccctccctccctcgttGTCCTCGGCTATTTTTATCCTACGCTCTCTGATCCATTATGTATTCTCCAGGTGCAGCGCCCCCTTTTATTCTGATCTAGCcaccaacagagagagagagagaatgaaattATGGCTCTCCACTGGCAGTAATTGTATAAAAGGCTACCCTGGTCAACCCTGGAGGATactgcagggaggaggaggaggaggaggaggaggaggaggaagtacGTGAGGATATCAACATGAGCaaagagacaagaaaaaggGACGTGACAGTAAAGTGATGGAGTAACGGCCGGGTTATACTAGCCCTTTCATGCATGAATTATGACAACCTTAGTcaggatttatattttatgtttttattactcTTTAGGCATGAAAGGAAAATTGAacttcattttgtttaaacatttttcaaagagTTTTAACATGTCCACTCAGGTGGACAGTAcgcaaaaaatgaataaaattatatattatgtaaGAAAAACcctataaaataatatattttttatgctgGAAAACTAATGtgttaacattttattgttcaATGCAATTACAAGCattgaatatatatttatataaatacaacttttactcataatggaactatatatatatatatatatatatatatatatatatatatatataatctgcacaaaattgtttttgttacaaAGTCAAAAAGTTTCTGCTGATAAAGCATTTTCAAGAacaacattcaattcaattcaattttatttacaggggtgtgaaaaagtgtttgcccgcttcctgatttcttatttttttgcatgttcgtcacacttaaatgtttcagatcatcaaacaaatttaaatattagtcaaagataacacaagtaaacacaaaatgcagtttttaaatgaaggttgttattattaagggaaaacgaaatccaaacctacatggccctgtgtgaaaaagtgattgccccctaaacctaataactggttgggccacccttagcagcaacaactgcaatcaggcgtttgcgataacttgcagtgagtcttttacagcgctgtggaggaattttggcccactcatctcaagaaatcaggaagggggcaaacactttttcacaccactgtatacagcgccaattcataacagaagttatctcattgcacttttcctatagagcaggtctggaccgaactctttataatattaattacagttatttacatagTTGCAGTAACATTATGAATTGTAGTTGAAATATAGTCAGCAATGCACGATGTGCAATTTAGTGGACAGGTGATTAATTGTAATTTCCTCCCAATATAAAATCAATACttggacattttaaaagttataTTACTCCTTAGTTGTTACCACATTTTATTTACCTGCAAGCGTCTCGTACTAAAGAAGGATGGTAAGATATTCCTGAGCTGCTCAGCGTTTCTGGGTGGCGGTGTTTGGGATGACACACAAGCGTCCACTGTGGTGGCTGATGTGCAACTATACCATCAAAACCCATGCATATACAAGAAAACGGCTTTTGAATAGCTGTCCACTGTAGTGACCGCTGTGGTTCGCACAACGTGTGAGAAACCCAAACTGTTTGATAATCACAGCATAGACAGTGATGTCTGAATGcatgcaaacactttttttgtggtttttccacaaaaagaTGCTCCTTTTTGTGATGTTCCCGCCTGGGTGTTACAGTGATGACCTGCATGATTAAATGTGTAAGTTCCTTTCTGTGCCCAAGATGCAAATCAATTTCCTTTAGGGAATAATCAAATTAAACTAATttctataataaataattttcaaCTTCTTTAGTATTTGTGTGAACAcgagctgacagagagagactgaaccTTAATGTGTAATTATTAGAGGAATTAGAAAATGGCTGACTTTGTGCCCCCTGGTGGTAGCATCAGAAAAGACACCGCAGCAGACAGCAATTAGCAGTCTTATCGTTTCAtttttatacaaacaaaaacttgtcCCCTCcgaataatttgaaagaaacatttgaaatcacATACATTTTCTACATCGAGCAGGCTGACGTGGAAACAACCCTGAGCTGAATTCAGAGCAACAGAATCAGTTCGCACAGATGCAGCAGATGGACAAAACATCTGACGTTATAATGCGATCTAATGCAACAACTCTGCAATAAACACTCAGCTCACGAGAATGTGTCAGCtgagctttttattttataacgATTAGTGATTCTGTTCAGTGTAGCTCGTTCGGTTCAACATGCTAATAAATGAGCCTGAACAAACAGAGAGCTGTTATGTAACACAGTTATCCACCTCATCTGTCTGACAGAAGATACCCCACACACCTCCAGCTGCAGCTCTCCACCAATCACAGCGCAGGTGTCTTTTCCATGACGACGGGTTACCGAGCAGAATCTCCTCACCCGCTGCCTCCAGACCAGAAAACcccacagagctgctgtctgctgggaGGAGGAGACACACACGATGACGTCTGGAAAACATGAACGTCGTTTACAGCTTGTTTACCTCCTaaccaaaaaaacacacaaacaagcataaGATACAGAGAACGAGAGGTCAGTGAATGTAACAAAAGACCTGTAGGATCTACCAATCATAgccctcctgctgctgtaaaaccaaagcaAATATTTTAATGGAAGCGGGTTGTACGATTACAGCCTAAATACTGACGCTCAAATGCACTCGGAGAGCTGAAACCTCTGCCAAAGCTGCAGCACcatcctcctcctttcctgtgTCAGTAACATGCTGTCTAAACATTAGcatgaaaaacagaacagaagatATTGGAGGGAAGACAGATGGAAAAACGTTGTGACAGTGAATGCTGTCGATGTTTAATATGTTCAGTGTGAACATGTTGTCACTATATAGGCAAAAATATAACCTGGGTATCATCATCCTCCGAAATACATGCAAGGCAAATCTGAACTTTAGTTGCTTTCAGGGGAGTTCAGTTCCGATTTAGGAGCTGATGGGACGGACTGAACGAAAACCTGTTCCAGTCTGATTGCAGGTGAACGTGTTGGTGGGGATATTTTAGGTTTCCTGAAATCTTCACCTATAATCTGCACCAAAAACACCTGCTCTTTGGTCCAACGTATAGAAATCGTctacaaactaaactaaagaaCGGGACTAAGAACAGAGCTGCGATGGCACAGTGGCCAGACTCTCCATTGCAGCATCATGTGACGCGCACAAAGACTTTTCCCCATACACAATCATTACCAAAGGAACTGCTGTAAAACtatgaacatgttttttctgAGCGACACAAACACTCTTTGTAAAATCTGGATTTAAGAGGTTCGGTCCAGTAAAGTTAGAAATCTGAAAAACTGTGTAATCTACATGTGTTGGTTGTAATGCTAAAGAAAatttacaaaacatatttaattttcttgGTATTTATTTACCTATCAGTCAGCCCCCCCCGAGCCCACCGTCTCCATCCACTAACACTGAGTCTGACTGTTGTTTACATGAACATGTTACTGCAGCGTTAGTGACTGATAACTGAATCTCGGCTGTGGGGGTTTTTTGGTGATGGTGGTACAGAGCGTGCGGTGTTTGGCTGAGTGGCTGCTGGGGTCAGCAGGGACACTAAATAAATCAGCCTGTGAATTCCTCCAACCTCGGCCGAGAGCAGGAGGTGAGGATTATCTGGTGGATTGACTCTGTTCTGACACCCACTCTGACAGTCACTGTACAAATACTGTTTATGAGGTAAAAGAAgctccactctgtaacaccgTACATGGCcgaagtgtttttgtgttgccGATATAATGGGatacatataataaaaaatcTTAACAATCAAGTATAAATCAATCACcacagtaaacagaaaataagatgTAAACTATACAGTGTTGCCTCTAAATACGTACATTTGTTCccttgaataaaaataaatcaatacatgaaGTAAGATAAGTGATTAGTTCACTCTGACAGGAGAGATGATCAGAGGTGCAGAGTTTTTACCACCATAATTAAGACTGGGACCAAAGTATGGGaagagtttctcagtgaaggAGCAGCCAGTAAAGCAGTAGATAAGAGCTGCAGCATCTACGTCATAAAAGGAGACCAGACCCTCCTCATAATCCACAAACACCCCCACCTTCTGAGGCTgagacttcagagagagacGGACTGGAGGGTCATCAAGAGCTTTGTACTTATTTCCATTTCTCAACCATATAGCCCAGTAACCATCCTCAGGGCTCAGTGTGATTTTTCCCTTCCTGTTGATCGACTCTCTGCACACTCCTAAATTCCATTCAGTCTTTCCTTTAACTTGAACCTCAAAGTAAAATCTGCCTGAAGAGAAACTCTGCTTTCCTAAGACCCAAGTATGATGAGAAAATCTCTCTGGGTTGTCTGGAAGTTTCTTCTTTACATCACCATGATTCACTTGTTTCCCATCATCAGACAGGATGAGTTCGGGATTTGCTGTATCAGGATCAAGAGTCACATCCACTGCATACTGCTGGACCCTCTTCAGCTCTGCTTCAAGcagcttcttcatctgtttactgagtgtctcctccagctgagccacagctctcctcacagaccCCTCATATGATGGTGGAGGGACGCTGACCTCTGTCCAGTCCTTGgtgggtggtgggtggtgggtgTTTAGGGACTGGACActctggagaagatggaggtggTCTTGAGagcgtgagagctgctccacctcagtcCTTCTCTTCATCAGCTCAGAGATTTCCTGTTCCAGCTCTTTGATGAAAGCTTTGGTCTgttcttctgttgttttctgcttctctttgatCGTGTGGATGAGATTGGCCTGGCCTCTCTCAACAGACTCCTTCAGAGAAGTGAAGACCTGAACACCTTCTGcgatctctctgtctgcatcttcctTACCGAGGTCAACCGAGCGTTTGATCTCCTGAATCTTCAGTCGTCTCTTCTGGATCATCTGCTGAGTTTCACCCTCTGTCTTCCCCAGCTCGGCCTTCTTTCCTTCATATCCTTCCTTCAGAGGAACAaactcatgtgtcttgtggtctAAAACAGTGCAGAGCACGCAGACACATGTCTGGTCGGTCTTACAGAACAGCTCCAGAGGTTTATTGTGCTCTGTACACATCCTGCCTTCCAGGTTCTCCACAGGGTCGATCAGCTGATGTCTTTTCAGGCCTGACACTGTCAGATGAGGATCCAGGTGAGTCTCACAGTAGGAGAccagacacaccaggcaggacttCAGGGCCTTCAGTTTGGTTCCAGTGCAGACGTCACAGGGAACTTCTCCTGGTTTGGACACTTgtgtctctgagctgctgctgctggcttccTGTTGAGCTGACTGTCTGAACTGAGCAGCCATCTCAGAGATGAAAGCGTTGACGTGCAGCTCAGGTCTTGTGTTGAAAACCTTTTTACACATCGGACACAGGCACCGGTCGTTAGTATCCCAGTGTACATTGATGCAGTTTTTGCAGAAGTTGTGTCCACATGATGTGGTGACAGGATCAGTGAACACATCCAGACAGATGGAGCACAGAAACTGATCTTCAGATCGCAGATAGTTCGCAGCAGCCATATCTACACATGTAAAGAAAGAAGTTTGATTACTGTCAGTCATTTTGAATTACGACAAACGCTTTGCATTTTCTcttgctgcttcacattaaaagtcctCCTGCTGTTTCGCTGgtggaaagcttttaatgtgaaacagccAGAGGAAATGGAACGCAAAATGGCTGCAGAAAGCAATCAGTACGTTTAATGTTaatgtcaaatatatatatatacagcgcATTTAAAACAACCactgttgaccaaagtgctgaacaggataaaataccaaataaacaaaagtttataacaaatacaagaaaacaataaacataataaaagaaCAGCAGCACAATAGAAAGGTGTCAAGCTCAACTAGAACTGAATGCCAACGAGAAGAGGTGGTTCGTTAGCATCGACTTAAAAGTTTCTAGGGTCTGGGCAGCTCTTTAAATGAAGAGGTAAGCTGTTCCAAAGATTAGGGGCAGCCACCGCAAAGGCTCGGTCGCCTCTATATTTCTGCCTGGATCTCGGAACATCCAAAAGCATCTGGTAAACAGTAATAATACCAGGAAAGTTGGAGTGAAGCTAAACCTCAGAGATTCAGTTACAAGTTACTAAAGTCCTGAGAagtgacacagagagactgTTTAAAGCAGTTGAAGTGGGCTACTGTATAGTGGGCCTGTGGACAAACAGCCATAGTTATATTTTAACCAAGTATGAAATGCAAAGAGTGGAACTTCCTGCCTGAGTAGAGCTGAAGTTTTGTGTTAATCCTGGTTGCTGAAACTGTAAATATGATCAGCTGTACTCACCAGTGTTTGGCAGAGACTCTGCTGTGTTGCTGAGTAAGACCTGATGAACTcagtttgaattttcttttagagagaaacagagacttGTCTCGACTGCTGCGTGGCTGCCACTCTGACAAACTTTACTTTCATTTCTGGAGTGTGACGTTGAAAATCTCGTCTTTCCAGTGTTGCTCCGCCTCTTACTGCAGCTctgttggttttgtttcctCCCTCTGATTTACATGATTATTGGGAAACACCTGGGCTTTCTCTGAGTAATATGGAGCAAAGCTGGTACTATACCTAACAGGTGTGAGGAGTAAGGTATGTGAAGAGGTGTTGCTGACCTTAATTACGTGTTGGAACTTTAAAGATGTTGTAAGAGActttcactgccactaaatgtcgcatgaacatcaaaaatgaaaactactaCAGTGGGtacagaaagtattcagacctctttaaatttttcactctttgtttcattgcagccatttgctaaaatcaaaaaaataaattttatttctcattaatgtacactcagcaccccatcttgacagaaaaaaacagaaatgtagacatttttgcaaatgtattaaaaaagaaaaactgaaatatcacatgtaacacacataagtattcagaccctttgctcagtactGAGTAGAAGCatccttttgagctagtacagccatgagtcttcttgggaatgatgcaacaagtttttcacacctggatttggggatcctctgccgtTCTTCCTCGCAGATCAAATTAGGATTTTACTTTGGATGGAAGAAGTTGCCACCAGCACATCTTCCATAGGAAACTAATAAATGGGGAAAATGAAGAGAAGCTGGCTGATGtatgcagagaaaaacaacagtctTTGCTGCTATTGCTGCAAGCTCTTCTCCCAGAAGAATTACACACTGATCACCGCAGGACTTGACGACTGGACAAACTGTACTGCTTAACACGTTACCGGTTGATTTGATCATtgatttggtttttgttttcttttgtgcaaTGCTTGTTGTTGAGTGCTGGTTATTTTTAACAGTTGCTTTAGTTTTTCGCCcataatattattttgtttaggttatttaagaaatataatattttattacataataaaagtaataaaggATAATGTGTGTTCTAAAGCAAGGTGTTTTAGTGTCATTTTTAATTCACAGCGCACGCTTGTGTGTGGGGATTGATACAGGGTCATGATATATTCCAGACAGGTAAGAGTCTGAGGTGAGCAGTGTACATGGGAGGCATGGGTAAAGGCTCGAAAAGTGCTAGGGCCGGCCCTGCTTGCGGTACGCCTCATAATTAAATACCAGCTCCAAGCTCAAGCTGCAGTTTGACCGGAAAGTCCATCCAATCAAAGTTTCTAATGAGCATCACATGTCTGAGGAAGCCAAGAGCAGCTGCAGGTCGTCAAGAGTTCTTGGAACCATTCTGTCAAGATCAATAACtattaaatgaacaaattagCACCAAGTTCGTGCTGTTCCTATTCAGTGTTTACAACATATTTTTGTTGATccttttacaacacagggttgtaaaACAAGATTTTGAATGAATTCCTTTCATCCCAGAATTACGATTTAATGGTATCATTATCTTGAGCTATCTTGTTGAGATCAGTCAGGTTTTGCTTTGATCCAAAGTTGATCCAGTcatccaattaaaaaaaaaaaaaaacctcaacaaGAGCcaacattaaaagctttgtgttatttcttttccttttctgttgtttctctaGGTGTGATGTCAGCTAGTCCTTCTACAATATTTGCTTTGATTCAACCTAAAACACGAGAATCCTTCCTTCCATGTCCCTCAACAGTTCATTCAGCTCTCGCTGTGTGTAAATAAAGATGCTTTGAGGTGTAAACAGCTTTGTGTTTTAGtgaaactgctgctgttgcacGGCTGAGGTCACAGCTGCTTCAGATTTTACAGGATTTAAGCAAATCAGAGAATCAGCCTGCCGACAAACCCCCTCCAAATGACTGCCTGAGTGGGCAGATAAACaggaaagagtgtgtgtgattgtgtgtgtttatactaACAAGCCTGCTGTTGAGAAATTACTGATGgcactaaattaaaataaagtctgtTTGTTGCAAGAAGTCATGAAAGTGCTTGATTATCAGTATAATAAGAAGTTTACAGACCGGAGCCGCGTGATGCTACGGACCGGTTTGTTTCTTCCGTTACTTTTTGGCAGCAGGTGAACGTTGGTGACTGATGGAGCCAAAgacttctgtttgtttattttactaaaattaaaaacatactttAATGATAGTTCGAAGTGAGCAGTATTATGTAAGGGGGGGTTGAAAAATAAGCAGCACCTCCTGTCAGTGTCAACCTCGTTA
Encoded proteins:
- the LOC122873060 gene encoding E3 ubiquitin-protein ligase TRIM21-like encodes the protein MAAANYLRSEDQFLCSICLDVFTDPVTTSCGHNFCKNCINVHWDTNDRCLCPMCKKVFNTRPELHVNAFISEMAAQFRQSAQQEASSSSSETQVSKPGEVPCDVCTGTKLKALKSCLVCLVSYCETHLDPHLTVSGLKRHQLIDPVENLEGRMCTEHNKPLELFCKTDQTCVCVLCTVLDHKTHEFVPLKEGYEGKKAELGKTEGETQQMIQKRRLKIQEIKRSVDLGKEDADREIAEGVQVFTSLKESVERGQANLIHTIKEKQKTTEEQTKAFIKELEQEISELMKRRTEVEQLSRSQDHLHLLQSVQSLNTHHPPPTKDWTEVSVPPPSYEGSVRRAVAQLEETLSKQMKKLLEAELKRVQQYAVDVTLDPDTANPELILSDDGKQVNHGDVKKKLPDNPERFSHHTWVLGKQSFSSGRFYFEVQVKGKTEWNLGVCRESINRKGKITLSPEDGYWAIWLRNGNKYKALDDPPVRLSLKSQPQKVGVFVDYEEGLVSFYDVDAAALIYCFTGCSFTEKLFPYFGPSLNYGGKNSAPLIISPVRVN